ttatgccggatccaacataggttgccttataaggcaaatttttagttatgccttaaggcaacatATGTCGGAtccagcataactttagttatgccttaagtcAGCTTATGCCGCATAAAACAGACTTTTCTCAAAGCCttaccttgcgaaattatttttctttttatgtctgagcaggggttcgaacctagaacttcagtattttcggccaccttttcaagcaaagggcaaaacttaaagacctttgagggacaaaatttaaagaccaccccaaaagaagagcaatccgcgcaaaaaaaatgtaCGGAAAAGGAGAAATCTTTGGTATTTGTGACAATTAAACTACATAGTCCAACTTCTACTGAATATGGTACAACACCTCTAAGCATGAGCTAACCCTAACTTCTATGAAATGCCAAGATTGGACCTATGGTCGGCAAGGAGGACAACGTGAAGCTCCTGAAACTCTTCCTTATATGAGGTATTTTTcgctaccttaaggtagagtttgccttCAGgtataaggcagagtttgccttcAGGTATAAGGCAGGTAGAGTTTGAATCCAAAACTCTACCTTTgcgatttttctttttaatttttgactgagcgggggttagAATCCGAAACCCATTGATTTTTAGATGAAGGACAAAAAtcaagaccaacaatttgagggacaaaaattaaagacctgtgcctttgaaggacaatccgcgcaaaaaaatgaattggAGATCCAATGCTCACTCAGGCTAATTTGAACAGGTTTTTTCGTGAAGGACAAATATATTTCGCCTAAGTATAGTTGTATGAGGTATTTTGTTCCAGCACGAGTGTCAAATGTAATTGGAATGAAGCAGCATAAACTCGTCCAGTTTTAGGCTAGCAGATTTTGCTGTATAGAAAACATGGGGTTAGAAACTTGATAAGGTTTCTATATAAGAACACCACAATTTCATTTGCATGAAGCCAAATTATAATCTAATATCCTAAGTGAGCATTGGATctccaattcattttttttgcgcggattgtccttcaaaggcacaggtctttaatttttgtccctcaaattgttagTCTTTATTTTTGTCCTTCGTCTAAAACCAATACATTCTGAATTctaacccccgctcagtcaaaaattaaaaagaaaaatcgcAAAGGTAGAGTTTTGGATTCAATCTCTACTTGCCTTATGCCTGAAggaaaactctgccttaaggtagagttttgcggGCAAATTCTgtcttgacattttttttaaaaaaaatttgactGAGCGAGATTTGAGCTCTGAACCTGTGAATTTTTAGGTGAAGAACAAAATTAAAAACCGGTaatttgaggagcaaaaattaaagaccaccccgaacaAGGACAATGCAAATTGCCCAATTCAGTTTGGTTGGTCCATAGGAAATGGGCTACCTATCATTGGGCGACTGAGTGGGTAAATCTGAAGCCCAAAATCTCAAAGTCTTAATACCAATGCCCGACAAAGTGAAGCTCAGTCTCGATCCTAGTCGTCCCCACCCTGGCTAATCAGTACTCCctcgtcccataataagtgtcactttagtcaattttttttattcataATAAATATAATCTTATAAAATCAAGATATAAATTGGCTAGTTTTTTTCAATTCTATCtttagacaataaagtaacacctaaatgatgattggaaaagccacATAATAACTTGGTATTATTGGATTTCCAATGTAaaaaggtttacttcttgtgcatgcaCTAATCAAAAGGTTGAAGTAATTAGTTTTTATTATATAGaggtaatttggtaaacttcacattgcattattgatttcttaatgtgCGTGTTTTTAGCTAAGATGACATTTATTATGAGACGGAGGAAGTAATTTTGATCCATATATTCTAGTTTATCGaagttttcacccaaaaatcgCCCTATAGTCTACAGTCTACACATCAAATTCATCATCAGTATGGGGCATTTTGTATAGCTTTGGTGAGGCTGCATCTAGCTAATCACTACTAGTTAATAGCAGTTCTTTTTGATTTCTCCTTTTTTTCGACCGAGTCAGTTGTAGTTGAAAGTCATgccacctttttttttattaaaatctTTTTCAGTCTTAGCCACTTTGGTTTCTTCTTTGGAAAATGACGACTTTTACCTATTCAAATTAACCTTTTCTTTTTGTCCTACACTGCATTTTGCAGCAATTCTGTGATTCTGTCAAGACGTGATTGATTCTCAATTAGCTCCACTCACCAGATAACATGTTGGAACTTTGTTCTTTGTAATTggacttctttttttttatttctttcatAAAAatacattttgtgaaataaacagTAGGTACCTAGACAACGACCCTTGATCAGAAAATACAGAACTAAATATGAAAGGTAAAATAACGAATGAATCGAAACAGggaatttaaaaaatataaatcgTCCATTGCCATGAGCTAGGCCAATGTTATGCCTTTCGTTCTTGGTTGCGATCAATAGCACTTTATATTTTAACTGATGCGGCGACATAAGGTGATGCCATCACCAACTGGAAGCTGGCAGATTTCGATTCTTGTATCAGCAGCCAAAGCCTTGTTGAGTTCCAATACAAAATCCCTATAATATCTAACGTATTTCCTGAGGGGTGCATCAGGTGGTGCCACTACTGATCCATTCCATAGGGTGTTGTCGTAGCCAATTAGTCCACCAATCTTGACCAAGTCAATTAATCTCTTGTGATAGTTCAAGTAATTGTCCTTGTCAGCATCCACAAATATGAAGTCGTATGATCCATGGTAATTGCCCTGTTACCAAAAATGATAACAAACATTAACAATCATAGACAAGTTTTCAGTTTATTCATTTGTTTGTATGTTCATGGGACTTTATGTACTTACGTCTTCAATCATTTTGTCCAGAACGGGAAGTGCAGGGCCTTCTCTGAACTCAATTTTGTGAGCTAGTCCAGCCTTTTCAATTACTGGAAGACCAATTTCGTAGTTTTCCCGGTTGATATCCATGGCAAGAATCTGAATCAATTGTTAGTAAATTAGTACGAATTTATTATAAGTTCAATTATCATTTGCGAGACTGCGAGAAATTGATAAAAATTAATTACCTTGCCATCATCGGGAAGAGCCATGGCAGTAGCAAGAAGAGAGTAACCAGTAAAAACACCAATCTCCATTGTATTTTTGGCATTTATGAGTTTGAGAAGCATGCTCAAGAATTGTCCTTCATCAGCAGAGGTGGTCATAATGTTCCTattaatgagtatatgaagtttTAATACTTAATGCCAGTTGGAAAATTACTACATTTAAGTATTCAATTTTACATGAACTATAggcaaagtaagaaaaaaaaggagaaagttACCAAGGGTGATTTGCAGTAATCTCTCTGAGCTCTTTCATGGGTTTTGGCTCTCTTGGATATACACTCGTTTCAAGAATGTACTGTTGAAACATGATTGAAACAATTGATTAAAATCAATACGTCCATAAAAATTGTATATGTGACTGTAATGAGAAGTGGTTGTATGTGGTTTAATTTGCATGTAGTTTACCTGATAAAGGGCATCGCTTTGCAGGAGACTCTTGTGTCCAACTTCTTGATGTCTCCCATTTTCTCCATTGCTTGCCATTGTTGCTTGGTCTTTTGTTGGTGTTGAAGTGGATATTTAGCTACTTATGTTTCTGAAGTAGATAAGTCTTAAGTAAGTAAATCTGCTTTTGGAGTGATGAAAAGTGGCTTAATTTATAGTAGTGGAAAAGAAGAGAGACATGTAAATAGTGGTTGGCTGAATACGATTGGAAGTTGGTGAAGTCTCCTACTCTCCTTCCTCCTCTTACAATTTGTCCAATTGACCAACTCCTTTTTTTGACTTCAAATACATTGCCTAACAATATCCACCGCCAGCCTCTCACTTTCCTAATTTCAGATTAGGCTACTTTCCTTGACCAATTCAGTTGAAAAGTATTCTTTACTGTTTGAAGGGACTCATGTCAAGTGGACGATGCACTGCCGATATTtttacacacaaaaaaaaaaaaatgaaaaagctgTAGGATCTGTGAACTCAATGATAAGTAATACGTACTCATTAAAAGTGGTTGGTTGCTGACTTAAAACTGGTAATCTTATGTAATTGTTGTCTTACAAATAATGGGCGAGCGGGCATGGAATTATTTTACTACTAGTAAATatacccgcgcttcgcgcggttataaTTTATAAAAATTTATAATTTTTATAAATGAATATTAAGTACTAATTAaatatttctttatttttctacCATGACCTATTACAATGGATCGACAACCGATTGTCTAGGGTGGCTCAATAGTATTAAGGGCCTAAAGTCGAACCTCATAATAAGGCCTAAACTAAAGGGGGAAAAGGGCAGCTTGATGCACAAAGCATTCCGCATTAGCGGGGAAGAGTCGCACCTGAAGGGGTGTGGAGTAGATAGGCAACCCTAATTCAAGCATTAGTGTCTACTTCCACGACTCGAACTCGTGGCCTATAAGTCATACAAAGACAACTTTACTGTTACTCCAAGAGTGCTCTTCTAATGAGGCCTAAACTTAGTTAATAAATTTTCATTGAAAGTCTATTTCTCTAGTAATCATAATCTTTTTTTCGAGGACTGAAATAAAGGCTTCATTTGCCTATGCCAGCCTTAATCCCCAGTGGATATTAAAATTGATCTCTCTCTCAACATAAATCATGTTTCTGTCAAGCACCAGGCTCCAAGTCCTTCAAGATGGAACTGATATCAAGGCAACTGTCTCACTGCACCCAACATTTCGTCCAACAGATTTCTAATATGGTCACGTTAAAGGCTCAACACCTAATTTGAAGAAGgttttttttttggcagaatttcaATCGGTGCAACATTAGTGGTGATTTAGTATATACTACCTCCGATCCATGTTATATTGTTTTTTCGCTTTTACCTTTAATCCAAAATAAATGATTTTTCAACATGGAAGGAGTACAGACATTACATTGAAGGGCATGTAAGAATGACAGTACTGAAGGATTTTGAGCTTGAATAAGCTAACATGTAATAAGACCGGAAAGACCAAACCTCTGAGCATTTGAAGTGCCATCAACACTTATTATTGTCTTCTAGCCTCTTCATCAGTCACTTCCCATGGAATATTCTCAAGCTAACAAACATTTAAAATATGATAAGCACACAATCAGTTCATTATGGGGTTGAGATGGTGGAATATCATAGCCGTGTCAAAAAATTAAATAACCAAAACGTGCAATAAGCTAGAGGTTAAGACAATCCCTTAAAATAGGCGACCACTTCCCTAAAGTATTTAGAATAGAAATTTAAATTAGTACATACTTCCTCCGAACAATATTATATGGGCATTTTTAGCTTTTATATTTAGtccaaaataaataattttttacataatcaagaaggtaTTTAATGTGCATGATCTTTTTTTTCTATTGCATATAGAAGATAAGTTGTATTATGAAGATCTTAACATAAATACGGAGAACTATATTGAGCAGTTTAAATTTAAATTGAACTCTATAAGAACCGATCACCGTATAGGTTGCGTTATACTTTATGTAAACGTCAAACACTCAAAGAAGGCAGAAACACATCATAATGGAGCAAATAAAACTGCAATTGATATTAAGTCACCAGACAACTTGTTTTTTATACCTTGTTAAAGTTGTGAAAATATTTTCATGGACGGATAGCAAGCTCCTCGGTTTTTTTCTTGCTTTCATCTCCTGGCTAAACTAAAATAAAAACATTAGAACGGGAATAACAGAAACGCGCAACATGAAAGCGATCAGACAACTTGTTCTTTTATACCTCGGCAagttttgaaaatatactgaTGGACGGATAGCAAGCTCCTCGATTTCTCTTTGCTTTCATCTCCTGGCTAATAATTAGTACAACAACTTTAAACTCAGAATAATTAAGTTGGTAGTACAACAACAGGGAAGGAGTAATTCAAAGACATGTTAAAAACATCAAAACGAACGTAACGGAAACCCGAAACAGGAAAAAGACAACGATTAAAGATATAGACATTAGTATGAGTTGAAGACTTTTCTTAAAAAAGGTGCATATATAATTGAAAAAGATGTCAACTATACCACGTCACAGAAAATATGTACTATAAGCAAATCTTCGTGTACCTTCTAAAATTGATTGAATTTGTCAGAAGTTATAAATAAAACAATGGTCAATTTGAAATTTGACTTTAAACTCCCATTAAATCCAGAATGCAAATTCATTTATTCCACATTCTGACAAGTGACAAATTGTAAGGGCCATTTACCATATAATTGAGCAAAATTGAAGAAAGGGAACAACATATCGAAAAAGGTTGGAAAAGGAAGAATAAAAGGAGGGGAATGAAAGAAAGTTGAGACAATTGAAGAATCGGTGTCCAAGAAAGGAGTGGGGGAACGTTGTTTTTAGGTTATGGTGATAAGTGGCCGAGTTTGTAACTGCTTCTCTTTTAATCGGTGTATTAAGAGTTACAGTGTTTAGGAAAAGATGTGACTGTTAGAATATCTGTTTTATTGGAacacttttaattatttaaaatagttttttctCCTCTAAATTCTGTAAAAATAGATAAATAGGAACTTGTGCCTGCTTTTATATAAATATGTGATTTTCTTAAGTTTGTTGGCGTTTGTTTGAGTAAAGAAATTTTTCTATGAAAATATATGTTAAAGTTTGATgaaatttatatttatttatttatttactttgaGGATGAGAAATTCAAACTTATATGTAGTATTTTTAAAATTTCTCACAACTGAAATATTATTTTTGGACAACTAATTTATATGAGTAATCTTATTCTGCATTGGTCAATTTCACTATTATAGTGATACAAAGTAACAAATATATTTGAGATATAAGGTGTAAATCAAATGGTTCAAAATTAGAATCCTGAACGCCTAAATGGTGAAATGTTATTCCCCTGTTTTATTTTGTATAGCGTTATTTGATTAGAcgtaaaatttaaaaatataataaaagatTTTTGACACACCAAAGTACAATTATAATTAGCGACTTGAGATATACTATGACATTCCTATAGCTATGCAAAATGAAAaggttatatatataaaaaaaaaaaaaaaaagatgtgtcttttttttttttactggaaGTAGAAAGAATTGAAGTCACATAAAATTAATTAGAGAGAGTATTCTTTCAGATGATGGCAATTTTCTTTCACTATCTAACCATGCCAAACCAAGTACTTGGAAAAGATCTGTTGAAAATAACTATCACATTGCCAAATGTAATTTGCTTGTATATGTTTATGGTGTATTTTCTTTTTCTCGGAGACGAGTCTGTCAAATGTAATTGGGATGAAGCAATATCTTCTCGTCCAATTTAAGCAAATAGATTTCGTTGTAAAGAAAACTTGGGTGACAGAGTGGGTAACTCTGAAGCTTAGAATCTTAAGTAGGCTACTCCTCTCCACCCTGGCCTATCTGATATTGAGAACTTAAGAATTTGCAAAAATAGGCTACTTTGAGGGCTGGTATTTAATTTTATCCCTGTTATTAAAAGTTTTGCATATAAGACCAAGCTACATAACTTTTCAAAGTTATGTCCGCCACGGCATCACTTTGAACAAGTTATGCCCCCGCCAAACTACCCTTGCAAATTTACTTAAATGGGAACAAAAGTTAAATAACAGACTGAAATGATCCTATTTATGCAAATCTCCCTTGATATAATTTGGTTTATTTTAGCGCGTTGGTCAAAAATAGAACACTAGTCCCCTTTAGAAATTACTATATTGATGCATATGGCTTAAGCTTGGAAGCtgcttctctttttcttttttctctttttggttttttttttggggggtgggggggggggggggcgggggtgGTTGGAAGTTTTAATCACCCAAAAAAATCGCCCTATAATCTACACCAATGATGCATACTGTTGAGAAATGcaaaaaattatagtgtatatatatggtagattttttatgtttatatacatatattaacttttgaatacccTGAAAAAATGCAAAAGGTTAACTTAAGTAGTTTAaagtgttcaaaattgtctcagGCACCACCAGCCCCACTGACCTGTGACATTTTCGACATTTGATCTTTGAACTTGAAATTTTTCTTATTTATCAAAATACATTGTGAAACAAACTGTAGGAAATATAGACTATGTAATCTTTACAAGAAAAGAGAACTGATAAAAGATAAAATAACGAATGATTCAAACAGGGGAATTCAAAAAACAATAAATCCTCCATTGCCATGAGCTAGTCCAGTAGTGGCATGACTTCCATTTTTGGTTGCCACAAATAGACAATGGTTCTGTATATTTAACTAATGCGGCGGCAAAGGGTGATTCCATCACCAACTGGAAGCTGGCAAATTTCGATTCTTGGATCAGCAGCCAAGGCTTTGTTGAGTTCCAATACGAAATCTCTATAATATCTAACATATTTCCTGAGGGGTGCATCAGGTGGTGCCACCACTGATCCATTCCATAGGGTGTTGTCATAACCAATTAGTCCACCAACCTTCACCAAGTCGATTAATCTCTTGTGATAGTTCAAGTAATTGTCCTTGTCAGCATCCACAAATATAAAATCATATGATCCATGATATTTGCCCTGTTACCAAAAAATGATAAATAAAAGTTAACATTAACCATCATAGACAAGTTTATagtaataatttatttatttgataTTATGTTCATGGGATTTTAGGTACTTACGTCTTCAATCATTTGGTCAAGAACGGGCAGTGCAGGGCCTTCTCTGAATTCAATTTTGTGAGCTAGTCCAGCTTTTTCAATTACCGGAAGACCAATCTCATAGTTATCCCGATTGATATCCATGGCTAGAATCTGAATCAATTTTAGTATATTAATACATATTTATATGTTCAATTATCATAACTACAAGAAAATGGTAAAGTTAATTACCTTGCCATCATCAGGAAGAGCCATGGCAGTAGCAAGCAGAGAGTAACCAGTAAAAACACCAATCTCCATAGTGTTCTTGGCATTGATGAGTTTGAGAAGCATGTTCAAGAATTGTCCTTCATCAGCAGAGGTGGTCATGAGGTTCCTGTTTTTTTGGGGGGGTCA
Above is a genomic segment from Lycium barbarum isolate Lr01 chromosome 12, ASM1917538v2, whole genome shotgun sequence containing:
- the LOC132622191 gene encoding caffeoyl-CoA O-methyltransferase 3-like gives rise to the protein MASNGENGRHQEVGHKSLLQSDALYQYILETSVYPREPKPMKELREITANHPWNIMTTSADEGQFLSMLLKLINAKNTMEIGVFTGYSLLATAMALPDDGKILAMDINRENYEIGLPVIEKAGLAHKIEFREGPALPVLDKMIEDGNYHGSYDFIFVDADKDNYLNYHKRLIDLVKIGGLIGYDNTLWNGSVVAPPDAPLRKYVRYYRDFVLELNKALAADTRIEICQLPVGDGITLCRRIS
- the LOC132622192 gene encoding caffeoyl-CoA O-methyltransferase, with protein sequence MASNGENGRHQEVGHKSLLQSDALYQYILETSVYPREPEAMKELREITAKHPWNLMTTSADEGQFLNMLLKLINAKNTMEIGVFTGYSLLATAMALPDDGKILAMDINRDNYEIGLPVIEKAGLAHKIEFREGPALPVLDQMIEDGKYHGSYDFIFVDADKDNYLNYHKRLIDLVKVGGLIGYDNTLWNGSVVAPPDAPLRKYVRYYRDFVLELNKALAADPRIEICQLPVGDGITLCRRIS